Proteins encoded in a region of the Mucilaginibacter sabulilitoris genome:
- a CDS encoding glycoside hydrolase family 3 protein — MLKLNNGFYRTLIIALNFIAVNAFAQKESYIQSLNARNRWVDSVYNHLSRKHKVAQLLFIRAHTNKGKAYEDSVARVIKDEQIGGLVFFQGGPGRQAALTNRYQKLADVPLLVSMDGEWGLGMRLDSTISYPYQMTLGAIQNNNLIYKMGQQVAYDFKRLGIQINFGPDMDVNNNPNNPVINYRSFGDNMYNVAKKGIAYFKGMQDAGLLTTAKHFPGHGDTNVDSHFDLPLLPYSRARLDSLEEYPFREAINAGISGIMIAHMNIPALDSTKHLPSTLSRPIVTGILKDSLRFKGLVVSDAMEMKGVTKYFPNGDADVRAFIAGIDIIELSENSDRAINLIRRAVRKGLISPAEFEIKVKKVLAAKYWAGLNRRQTISPVNLSADLNRQAAKDLVQQLSDASVTMLKGSSAALRLNPFLKTAIVSIGVDAPTVFQQELAKSFPNCRLFMIAKNTPALEIKNISNWLKQYGQIIVGIHDTRLRPQSKLDYSSDVRLMVAELASRKNTIMSVFANAYTIAGLPGIEKSNALLACYQMSPELQKSAAKVITGTLKPTGKLPVSVNVFFPTGTGMQ, encoded by the coding sequence ATGTTAAAACTGAATAACGGTTTTTACCGCACACTAATTATTGCACTGAATTTTATCGCAGTTAATGCTTTTGCTCAAAAAGAAAGCTATATACAAAGCTTAAATGCCCGAAACCGATGGGTCGATTCGGTATACAATCATTTAAGCCGTAAGCATAAAGTAGCACAACTGCTGTTTATCAGGGCGCATACCAACAAGGGTAAAGCTTATGAAGACTCGGTTGCCCGGGTTATTAAAGACGAGCAAATTGGTGGGCTGGTATTTTTTCAGGGCGGCCCCGGCCGGCAGGCTGCCCTTACCAACAGGTACCAGAAGCTGGCCGATGTGCCCCTACTGGTATCTATGGATGGCGAATGGGGCCTGGGTATGCGCCTTGACTCTACCATATCATACCCATACCAGATGACGCTGGGCGCCATACAGAATAATAACCTGATATATAAAATGGGCCAGCAGGTTGCCTATGATTTTAAGCGGTTGGGCATACAAATAAATTTTGGTCCCGATATGGACGTGAATAATAACCCCAATAACCCGGTGATCAACTACCGCTCCTTTGGCGACAATATGTACAATGTGGCCAAAAAGGGTATAGCTTATTTTAAGGGGATGCAGGACGCTGGTTTATTAACCACGGCCAAGCATTTTCCTGGGCATGGCGATACCAATGTCGATTCGCATTTTGACCTGCCGCTGCTGCCATACAGCCGCGCACGGCTCGATTCGCTCGAAGAATACCCATTTCGCGAAGCTATTAATGCAGGCATTAGCGGTATAATGATAGCGCACATGAACATCCCGGCGCTTGATAGCACAAAACATTTACCTTCAACATTGTCGCGCCCTATAGTAACAGGTATTTTAAAAGATTCGCTCAGGTTTAAAGGCCTGGTGGTATCTGATGCTATGGAAATGAAAGGCGTTACCAAATATTTTCCTAACGGCGATGCTGATGTGAGGGCTTTTATAGCCGGTATTGATATTATTGAGCTGTCGGAAAACTCCGACCGCGCCATTAACCTTATTCGCAGGGCGGTGCGTAAAGGGCTCATCAGTCCCGCGGAATTTGAGATAAAGGTGAAAAAGGTATTGGCCGCCAAATACTGGGCCGGGCTCAATCGCCGTCAAACTATCTCACCGGTAAATTTAAGCGCCGATTTGAACAGGCAGGCGGCAAAAGACCTGGTACAGCAATTAAGCGATGCCTCGGTTACAATGCTGAAAGGCAGTTCTGCGGCGTTAAGGCTAAATCCCTTTTTAAAAACCGCTATTGTGAGTATAGGGGTAGATGCGCCTACGGTTTTTCAGCAGGAGCTGGCTAAAAGCTTCCCGAATTGCAGGCTGTTTATGATTGCTAAAAACACACCCGCCCTTGAAATAAAAAATATATCCAACTGGTTAAAACAATATGGCCAGATCATAGTGGGCATACATGATACACGCCTGCGCCCGCAAAGCAAGCTTGATTACAGCAGCGATGTTCGCCTGATGGTCGCAGAGCTGGCCTCGCGCAAAAACACCATCATGAGTGTTTTTGCCAATGCTTATACCATTGCGGGCTTGCCCGGTATCGAAAAAAGCAATGCCTTGCTGGCATGCTACCAAATGAGCCCCGAATTGCAAAAATCAGCTGCGAAGGTAATTACCGGTACGCTGAAACCGACAGGCAAACTACCGGTAAGCGTGAACGTGTTTTTCCCTACAGGGACTGGGATGCAATAA
- a CDS encoding DUF6728 family protein has product MYFFRKKDPNRPTNINLRIMHFINALAILMFLAGIIYKLIQVFIFKK; this is encoded by the coding sequence ATGTACTTCTTCAGAAAAAAAGACCCTAACAGGCCGACAAACATCAATCTGCGGATCATGCATTTCATTAATGCATTAGCTATCCTCATGTTTTTGGCGGGGATAATTTATAAACTGATACAAGTGTTCATATTTAAAAAATGA
- a CDS encoding ATP-dependent helicase, with protein sequence MQSNLNKYNEKFQAALAGLNPEQLAAVNTMDGPVLVVAGPGTGKTQILAARIGKILTDTDALPSEILCLTYTDAGAVAMRKRLFEFIGPDAYRINIYTFHAFCNEIIQENLEYFGKLNLESLSDLESAMLFRELVDEFDNGHLLKRFTGDIYYDTKRLKDLFSTMKRENWDADMIARAVQEYLDDIPNREEFFYKRANAKTGIKVGDPKQKDIDAVHETMSKLLAAVDEYKNYDAKMKTRGRYDYDDMIIWVLRAFANNEEILRKYQERYQYILVDEFQDTSGSQNELLRFLLNYWDVPNVFVVGDDDQSIFKFQGANMKNILDFANDYVDTLHTVVLKHNYRSNQHILDISKALINNNFERLTSQLKLDKDLRASHGRFAELTVEPVINEYENPDQELVDVSAQIKQLVNGGVPPGEIAVIYRNHSQVEEMIKFLDIQKIAVNTKRKIDILTQPFGEKIINILRYLAMEIDSPYSGDELLFEIMHYDFFNIAPIEIAKASIAVAKENYGAINNNKPKTSLRRYLSELRPPAQPDLFAPDRFTAMKYLINDIDELIKSALSVTLQQFFQNVIAKMGILRYIMQQTDKGGHMQMLTSFFDFLKDESRKNPEIKLADLIATIELMKKNGIRLDLNQVIFSDNGVNFLTAHGSKGLEFEHVFFIGCDKRTWDSKGRNSGFSYPDTLTQSTSDDIAQKEEARRLFYVAVTRAKQHLVISYANKDKKSKDQEASQFIGEILASTDLQVRYPKVTETAMLDFYVTQFSEAEKPQIELLDKNYINQLLQNYTLSVTHLSNYLDCPLRFYFQCLIRVPSGKSPSATFGQAVHWALNKTYRLLKDNDNEFLSTEQFMNEFRWYMARNRDSFTKEEFKLRVAYGEKILPLYYEQNVNNWNKVAITERTIKNIEIEGVPIKGNLDKMEFDGKHVTVVDYKTGKLKNAKDKLLRPTNDAPNGGDYWRQGVFYKILVDHDRTNDWEVVSTVFDFVEPVSEGEYHREKFVITPEDMEIVTGQIKDTYAKIMAHDFNTGCGKKECDWCHFVKSNFKQADDILGIVSEEEEE encoded by the coding sequence ATGCAGTCGAACCTTAATAAGTATAACGAGAAATTTCAGGCGGCTTTAGCCGGATTAAATCCAGAACAGCTGGCCGCGGTAAATACAATGGATGGCCCGGTACTGGTAGTAGCCGGACCGGGTACCGGTAAAACGCAGATACTGGCTGCCCGCATAGGCAAAATACTAACCGACACTGATGCCCTGCCGAGCGAAATACTTTGCCTTACCTATACCGATGCCGGCGCGGTGGCCATGCGCAAACGTCTGTTTGAGTTTATTGGCCCTGATGCTTACCGCATTAACATATACACTTTCCACGCTTTTTGTAACGAGATCATCCAGGAAAACCTGGAGTATTTCGGCAAGCTTAACCTCGAGTCGCTGTCAGATTTGGAATCGGCTATGCTGTTCCGCGAACTGGTTGATGAGTTTGATAACGGCCATTTGCTTAAGCGCTTCACCGGCGATATTTATTACGATACTAAACGGCTGAAAGACCTGTTCTCGACCATGAAGCGGGAGAACTGGGACGCGGATATGATTGCACGCGCTGTTCAGGAGTATCTGGATGATATCCCCAACCGCGAGGAGTTTTTTTACAAAAGGGCCAATGCCAAAACCGGTATAAAAGTAGGCGATCCTAAGCAAAAAGATATCGACGCCGTACATGAAACCATGAGCAAACTGCTGGCAGCGGTAGACGAATACAAGAATTATGATGCCAAAATGAAGACCCGCGGTCGTTATGATTATGATGATATGATCATTTGGGTGCTTCGCGCTTTTGCCAATAACGAAGAGATATTACGCAAATACCAGGAACGTTATCAGTATATTTTGGTTGATGAATTTCAGGATACCAGCGGTTCGCAAAATGAGCTGCTGCGGTTTTTGCTCAATTACTGGGATGTACCCAACGTGTTTGTAGTGGGCGATGATGACCAGTCTATCTTCAAGTTTCAGGGTGCCAACATGAAGAACATCCTTGATTTTGCTAATGACTATGTAGATACACTGCATACAGTGGTGCTCAAACATAACTACCGCTCCAATCAGCATATCCTCGATATTTCCAAAGCGCTTATCAACAATAATTTTGAACGCTTAACCAGTCAGCTAAAGCTGGATAAAGACTTGCGCGCGTCGCATGGCCGTTTTGCAGAACTGACTGTTGAACCTGTAATAAACGAATACGAAAATCCCGATCAGGAACTGGTTGATGTATCGGCGCAAATAAAACAGCTGGTAAATGGTGGTGTTCCTCCGGGCGAAATAGCGGTGATCTATCGTAACCACAGCCAGGTAGAGGAAATGATCAAATTCCTCGACATTCAGAAAATTGCGGTAAATACCAAACGAAAAATAGACATACTTACACAGCCCTTTGGCGAAAAGATCATCAACATACTGCGTTACCTCGCCATGGAAATTGATTCACCCTACAGCGGCGATGAGTTGTTGTTTGAGATCATGCATTATGATTTCTTTAATATCGCCCCCATTGAAATTGCCAAGGCAAGCATCGCGGTAGCAAAAGAAAATTACGGCGCTATCAATAATAATAAACCCAAAACTTCGCTGCGCCGCTACCTCAGCGAATTACGACCGCCTGCCCAGCCTGATCTTTTTGCGCCCGACAGGTTTACGGCCATGAAATACCTGATCAATGATATTGATGAACTTATAAAATCGGCATTGAGCGTAACGTTGCAGCAGTTTTTTCAGAATGTGATAGCCAAAATGGGCATTTTGCGCTACATTATGCAGCAAACCGACAAGGGCGGGCACATGCAAATGCTCACCAGCTTTTTTGATTTTTTGAAGGATGAGAGCCGCAAAAATCCGGAAATTAAACTGGCCGACCTGATTGCCACCATTGAGCTCATGAAAAAGAACGGTATCAGGCTCGATCTGAACCAGGTTATTTTCTCAGACAATGGCGTAAACTTTTTAACGGCCCACGGCTCAAAAGGCCTGGAGTTTGAACACGTGTTTTTTATAGGATGCGACAAGCGCACCTGGGACAGCAAGGGCCGTAACAGCGGTTTCAGCTATCCGGATACGCTCACGCAGTCAACCTCCGATGATATTGCACAAAAGGAAGAGGCCCGGCGGTTGTTTTATGTGGCGGTTACCCGTGCCAAACAGCACCTAGTGATATCCTACGCCAATAAAGATAAAAAATCAAAAGATCAGGAAGCAAGTCAGTTTATAGGCGAAATACTTGCGAGTACCGATCTGCAGGTGCGCTATCCAAAGGTTACCGAAACAGCCATGCTCGATTTTTATGTAACCCAGTTTAGCGAAGCCGAAAAGCCCCAGATAGAACTGCTGGATAAAAACTATATCAATCAGTTGCTGCAAAACTATACCCTTTCGGTAACGCATTTAAGCAATTACCTGGATTGCCCGTTGCGATTTTATTTTCAGTGTTTGATCAGAGTACCGTCAGGTAAAAGTCCGTCGGCCACGTTTGGGCAGGCCGTACACTGGGCGCTGAATAAAACTTACAGGTTGCTGAAAGATAACGACAATGAGTTTTTGTCAACTGAGCAGTTTATGAACGAGTTCCGCTGGTATATGGCCCGCAACCGGGATTCATTTACCAAAGAAGAATTTAAACTGCGTGTGGCTTACGGCGAAAAGATACTGCCGCTGTACTATGAGCAAAATGTAAACAACTGGAACAAAGTAGCCATTACCGAGCGCACCATTAAAAATATTGAAATTGAAGGCGTGCCGATTAAAGGTAACCTCGACAAAATGGAATTTGATGGCAAGCACGTAACCGTAGTGGATTATAAAACCGGTAAACTCAAAAATGCCAAGGATAAACTGCTGCGCCCCACTAATGATGCCCCCAACGGCGGCGATTACTGGCGCCAGGGTGTGTTTTATAAAATATTGGTCGACCATGACCGTACTAACGACTGGGAAGTGGTAAGCACCGTTTTTGATTTTGTAGAGCCTGTAAGCGAGGGCGAGTATCACCGCGAAAAATTTGTAATAACCCCGGAAGATATGGAAATAGTGACCGGACAAATTAAAGATACGTACGCCAAAATTATGGCCCACGACTTTAACACCGGCTGCGGCAAAAAAGAATGCGACTGGTGCCATTTTGTAAAAAGTAATTTTAAACAGGCCGACGATATATTAGGGATTGTAAGCGAAGAGGAAGAAGAATAA